A region from the Aquila chrysaetos chrysaetos chromosome 15, bAquChr1.4, whole genome shotgun sequence genome encodes:
- the LOC115351234 gene encoding zinc finger protein 91-like: MSVGQGRSEPVDGNESDVFEIVLPITVLVLSDDDFLHDDAEEQAVSFPELKNEDEQEVNLNSSVFLKSNVTPSNESNSLSIWEENKTASNKDSRTEYSEEKWVAESVCNRSKSPLSDWCDAGKDKYSQNYVWPTSSCRTELTEITETSDGKEGDGDEGFQKIPPLLSSAGNEGRDETIKTSRQLTVAAISRHEEELVSVASVLSDGGREEQPEIHKEMETIVEMEDPDSSENGDNEANNRERSKFEDEILTSLLEHGLKERKLTYKCSAPFHNRCSLTSEELLKDVGKPEMNASTSAESNTTGEHIYKTLTPFPKKRYRQQNVVSPHEDPKEFQSQQKGLAWLSNSVTIKPFSKASCSINKHERLKCRFCSSVYKCSAHLKKHVYSAHKDKKIHKCCFCKRTFFFSANLKNHLKFHKKITRLQKARRNRINARKVRQRSKERKSDTKKKESKYEKFFIKIERDFTPLGVPVTFSCKLCLFVSSNPRVFIHHMKGHKERPPYQCPQCDYSCISLSYLLNHMYWHAGYKLYQCRFCTFLSLYFASMVRHSYIHTGAKPYSCEFCQSAFTSTTGLKRHRRLHAGKETCQGQQLDAVSERKRTQRPLKNYTCDECNVVFYTRGHLSFHKKFHEQFKATANGYTSQSNEHHKSKICEVASDSQDHVSLSLSGKENDCLSGGMLASEVDFEQAGDVQGNKKMCSGKKFPENSQGSDSLHITGNRSEVPLNSYKMDTVICKEEPVFNSKASDSQDQDDDAYNKFVENLKDTWPSSLSTFKTYKCQHCSYATAVHSDFKLHLKMHRDERLYVCKECNKTFKTSNHLQKHSLIHIKNGYEFGHCLYADSHLENLELHHEIHVGLCPERDFGSSEGSTSVHSLLGSEVCGVQPGVQRGKENDLLAQSQPRFYQCAECEYTTYILSNLELHVRTHTGEKPYSCSVCQKKFRTSSHLKRHRVTHFNMEHLKCRNCDYSTNKWLSLKQHLASHSCEESSSTGCLYDQKQLPVKTYTCEECGYSTAHNGNLKPHLRIHTGEKPFKCSQCTVAFRTSSHLKRHLLTHLKLHCRRCKFSTVDKRAFQKHVKTHKKKYKCVNCNVMLPTKKLLEKHKRQHKLGI, translated from the exons ATGTCGGTGGGGCAGGGGAGGTCGGAGCCGGTGGACGGTAACG AGTCGGATGTCTTTGAAATTGTTCTCCCCATCACCGTGCTTGTGCTGAGCGATGATGACTTTCTCCACGATGATGCCGAGGAGCAAGCAGTATCGTTTCCCGAGTTGAAGAATGAGGATGAGCAAGAGGTTAACTTGAACAGTAGCGTTTTCCTGAAAAGTAATGTGACGCCTTCAAATGAAAGTAATAGTTTAAgcatttgggaagaaaacaaaacggCTTCAAATAAGGATAGTCGTACAGaatactctgaagaaaaatgggtTGCTGAGAGTGTGTGTAACAGATCAAAGTCACCTTTAAGTGATTGGTGTGATGCAGGCAAGGATAAATATAGTCAAAATTATGTGTGGCCTACATCATCTTGCAGAACAGAGCTTACAGAGATAACTGAAACCAGTGACGGAAAAGAAGGTGATGGTGATGAAGGCTTTCAGAAgattcctcctctcctttcttctgctggcaACGAGGGTAGAGATGAGACCATCAAGACAAGCAGACAGTTGACCGTGGCAGCGATATCCAGACATGAAGAGGAACTTGTTAGTGTTGCAAGTGTTCTTTCTGATGGTGGTCGAGAGGAACAACCAGAGATCCACAAGGAGATGGAGACAATTGTTGAAATGGAAG ATCCTGATTCTTCAGAGAATGGAGACAATGAAGCTAAtaacagagagagaagcaaaTTTGAAGATGAAATTCTGACTTCTCTTTTGGAACATGGCTTGAAAGAACGAAAACTTACTTATAAGTGTTCTGCTCCATTTCATAATAGATGTTCTTTGACTTCAGAAGAACTGCTAAAAGATGTAGGGAAACCAGAGATGAACGCTTCCACTTCTGCTGAATCAAATACTACTGGAGAGCATATTTATAAGACATTAACACCATTTCCTAAAAAAAGGTATCGGCAACAAAATGTTGTTTCTCCTCATGAAGACCCAAAGGAATTCCAAAGCCAGCAGAAAGGTTTAGCATGGCTAAGTAATAGTGTGACCATCAAACCTTTTTCTAAAGCATCTTGTTCTATAAATAAGCATGAAAGATTGAAGTGCAGATTTTGTAGTTCTGTATATAAATGCAGTGCACATCTAAAGAAGCATGTTTATTCAGCTCATAAAgataagaaaatacataaatgctgcttttgtaaaagaacctttttcttttctgccaacCTTAAGAATCACCTTAAATTTCATAAGAAAATTACTAGATTgcaaaaggcaagaagaaataGAATAAATGCGAGAAAGGTTAGGCAGAgatctaaagaaagaaaatctgacaccaagaaaaaagaaagtaaatacgagaaatttttcatcaaaattgaAAGGGACTTTACACCTCTGGGTGTTCCAGTTACTTTTTCCTGCaaactttgtttgtttgtttcatcaAATCCTAGGGTTTTTATTCATCACATGAAGGGACATAAAGAGAGACCACCTTACCAGTGTCCTCAATGTGATTACTCCTGCATTAGCCTATCCTATCTGTTAAATCACATGTACTGGCATGCTGGGTATAAGCTGTACCAGTGCAGGTTTTGCACCTTTTTGTCGTTATATTTTGCAAGCATGGTAAGGCATAGCTACATACACACAGGGGCTAAACCATATTCCTGTGAGTTTTGCCAGTCAGCATTCACAAGCACCACTGGATTAAAGAGACACAGAAGATTACATGCAGGCAAAGAAACATGCCAAGGGCAGCAACTCGACGCCGtaagtgaaagaaagagaactCAAAGACCTTTAAAGAATTACACATGTGATGAGTGTAACGTAGTGTTTTACACTAGAGGACATCTAAGCTTTCATAAGAAATTCCATGAACAGTTTAAGGCTACTGCTAATGGTTATACGAGTCAGAGCAATGAAcatcataaaagcaaaatatgcgAAGTTGCCAGTGATTCCCAGGATCatgtttctctgtctctttctggtAAAGAAAATGATTGTCTCAGTGGGGGAATGCTGGCTTCAGAAGTAGACTTTGAGCAGGCAGGTGATGTGCAGGGCAATAAGAAAATGTGCTCTGGGAAGAAATTCCCTGAAAACAGCCAGGGAAGTGACAGTTTACATATTACTGGGAATAGATCAGAAGTTCCTCTGAATTCATACAAAATGGACACTGTCATTTGCAAAGAGGAACCTGTTTTCAACTCCAAGGCCTCTGATTCACAAGATCAAGATGATGATGCATATAATAAATTTGTGGAAAACTTAAAGGATACGTGGCCTTCCAGTTTGTCTACATTCAAAACGTACAAGTGCCAACACTGCAGTTATGCTACTGCTGTTCATAGTGACTTTAAGCTGCACCTAAAAATGCATAGAGATGAAAGGCTGTATGTATGTAAAGAATGCAATAAGACATTTAAAACATCAAACCATTTGCAAAAACACAGCCTTATTCATATAAAGAATGGATACGAGTTTGGCCATTGCCTCTATGCAGATAGCCATTTAGAGAATCTTGAATTGCATCATGAAATCCATGTAGGCCTGTGTCCAGAAAGAGATTTTGGTTCCTCAGAAGGTTCAACCAGTGTCCATTCCTTGCTTGGTTCAGAAGTCTGTGGAGTACAGCCAGGTGTCCAGCGGGGCAAAGAAAATGATTTGCTAGCACAAAGTCAGCCACGGTTCTATCAGTGTGCAGAGTGCGAGTACACTACTTACATTTTAAGCAACCTTGAACTACATGTAAGAACTCACACAGGTGAGAAACCTTACAGCTGCAGTGTTTGTCAGAAGAAGTTTCGTACTTCCAGTCACCTGAAAAGACACAGGGTCACCCATTTTAATATGGAGCATCTCAAGTGCAGGAACTGTGACTATTCAACAAACAAATGGCTGTCCTTGAAACAGCATCTGGCTTCACACTCTTGTGAGGAAAGCTCATCTACTGGCTGTCTCTACGATCAAAAGCAGCTTCCTGTCAAAACATACACATGTGAAGAGTGTGGCTATTCCACAGCCCACAATGGTAACTTGAAGCCACACTTGAGAATTCATACAGGGGAGAAGCCATTCAAGTGCAGTCAGTGCACTGTTGCTTTCCGCACATCTAGCCACTTGAAACGCCACTTACTGACTCATTTAAAGTT
- the LOC115351129 gene encoding opsin-5-like isoform X1 translates to MPQRTCYCLTSRALQVPRIFCNNKVADPCSPCCPAILTILGNSAVLATAVKRSSLLKSPELLTVNLAVADIGMALSMYPLAIASAWNHAWLGGDASCIYYALMGFLFGVCSMMTLCAMAVIRFLVTNSSKSNSNKIPKNTVRILITFIWLYSLLWAILPLVGWGYYGPEPFGISCTIAWSKFHNSSNGFSFILSMFLLCTVLPALTIVACYLGIAWKVHKAYQEIQNIDRIPNAAKLEKKLTLMAVLISVGFLSSWTPYAAASFWSIFNSSDSLQPIATLLPCLFAKSSTAYNPFVYYIFSKTFRREIKQLQCCCGWRVHFFSTDNSAENPVSMMWSGRDNVRLSSAAKVESQGAAAR, encoded by the exons ATGCCTCAGAGAACATGCTATTGCCTTACTAGCAGAGCCTTACAGGTACCAAGAATTTTCTGCAACAACAAAGTGGCAGACCCATGTTCCCCCTGTTGTCCAG CCATCCTGACAATCCTTGGAAATTCAGCTGTCCTTGCTACAGCTGTGAAACGCTCTTCCCTCCTGAAGTCACCGGAGCTGCTTACAGTCAACTTGGCAGTAGCAGACATTGGAATGGCACTCAGCATGTATCCGCTGGCCATTGCATCCGCCTGGAACCACGCTTGGCTGGGAGGAGATGCGTCCTGCATATATTATGCCCTGATGGGTTTCCTTTTTGGTGTCTGCAGCATGATGACCCTGTGTGCCATGGCCGTGATTCGATTCCTTGTTACCAATTCATCCAAGTCTAACA GTAACAAAATCCCCAAGAACACTGTTCGCATCTTGATTACTTTCATTTGGCTCTACTCCTTGCTCTGGGCCATTCTGCCCTTGGTAGGCTGGGGTTACTACGGCCCTGAGCCATTTGGCATCTCTTGTACAATAGCCTGGAGCAAGTTCCACAACTCCTCCAATGGCTTTTCGTTCATCCTGAGCATGTTCCTCCTGTGCACGGTCCTGCCTGCACTGACCATCGTTGCCTGTTACTTGGGAATTGCCTGGAAGGTTCATAAAGCGTACCAAGAGATCCAGAATATTGACAGGATCCCTAATGCAGCTAAACTGGAGAAGAAGCTGACATTG ATGGCTGTGCTCATCTCGGTCGGGTTCCTGAGCTCCTGGACACCGTATGCAGCAGCCAGCTTCTGGTCCATATTTAACTCCAGCGATTCCCTACAGCCCATTGCGACGCTGCTGCCCTGTCTGTTTGCCAAATCTTCAACAGCGTATAACCCTTTTGTTTACTACATCTTCAGCAAAACTTTCCGTCGTGAAATTAAACAATTGCAGTGTTGCTGTGGCTGGCGAGTTCACTTCTTCAGCACCGACAACTCTGCTGAAAATCCCGTGTCGATGATGTGGAGTGGGAGAGACAACGTACGTCTCTCTTCAGCTGCAAAGGTGGAgagccagggagctgcagctcgCTGA
- the LOC115351129 gene encoding opsin-5-like isoform X3, with the protein MALSMYPLAIASAWNHAWLGGDASCIYYALMGFLFGVCSMMTLCAMAVIRFLVTNSSKSNSNKIPKNTVRILITFIWLYSLLWAILPLVGWGYYGPEPFGISCTIAWSKFHNSSNGFSFILSMFLLCTVLPALTIVACYLGIAWKVHKAYQEIQNIDRIPNAAKLEKKLTLMAVLISVGFLSSWTPYAAASFWSIFNSSDSLQPIATLLPCLFAKSSTAYNPFVYYIFSKTFRREIKQLQCCCGWRVHFFSTDNSAENPVSMMWSGRDNVRLSSAAKVESQGAAAR; encoded by the exons ATGGCACTCAGCATGTATCCGCTGGCCATTGCATCCGCCTGGAACCACGCTTGGCTGGGAGGAGATGCGTCCTGCATATATTATGCCCTGATGGGTTTCCTTTTTGGTGTCTGCAGCATGATGACCCTGTGTGCCATGGCCGTGATTCGATTCCTTGTTACCAATTCATCCAAGTCTAACA GTAACAAAATCCCCAAGAACACTGTTCGCATCTTGATTACTTTCATTTGGCTCTACTCCTTGCTCTGGGCCATTCTGCCCTTGGTAGGCTGGGGTTACTACGGCCCTGAGCCATTTGGCATCTCTTGTACAATAGCCTGGAGCAAGTTCCACAACTCCTCCAATGGCTTTTCGTTCATCCTGAGCATGTTCCTCCTGTGCACGGTCCTGCCTGCACTGACCATCGTTGCCTGTTACTTGGGAATTGCCTGGAAGGTTCATAAAGCGTACCAAGAGATCCAGAATATTGACAGGATCCCTAATGCAGCTAAACTGGAGAAGAAGCTGACATTG ATGGCTGTGCTCATCTCGGTCGGGTTCCTGAGCTCCTGGACACCGTATGCAGCAGCCAGCTTCTGGTCCATATTTAACTCCAGCGATTCCCTACAGCCCATTGCGACGCTGCTGCCCTGTCTGTTTGCCAAATCTTCAACAGCGTATAACCCTTTTGTTTACTACATCTTCAGCAAAACTTTCCGTCGTGAAATTAAACAATTGCAGTGTTGCTGTGGCTGGCGAGTTCACTTCTTCAGCACCGACAACTCTGCTGAAAATCCCGTGTCGATGATGTGGAGTGGGAGAGACAACGTACGTCTCTCTTCAGCTGCAAAGGTGGAgagccagggagctgcagctcgCTGA
- the LOC115351129 gene encoding opsin-5-like isoform X2, with protein MEEQYISKLHPVVDYGAGVFLLIVAILTILGNSAVLATAVKRSSLLKSPELLTVNLAVADIGMALSMYPLAIASAWNHAWLGGDASCIYYALMGFLFGVCSMMTLCAMAVIRFLVTNSSKSNSNKIPKNTVRILITFIWLYSLLWAILPLVGWGYYGPEPFGISCTIAWSKFHNSSNGFSFILSMFLLCTVLPALTIVACYLGIAWKVHKAYQEIQNIDRIPNAAKLEKKLTLMAVLISVGFLSSWTPYAAASFWSIFNSSDSLQPIATLLPCLFAKSSTAYNPFVYYIFSKTFRREIKQLQCCCGWRVHFFSTDNSAENPVSMMWSGRDNVRLSSAAKVESQGAAAR; from the exons ATGGAGGAGCAATACATTTCCAAACTCCACCCGGTAGTGGATTATGGAGCTGGAGTCTTTCTTCTGATCGTAG CCATCCTGACAATCCTTGGAAATTCAGCTGTCCTTGCTACAGCTGTGAAACGCTCTTCCCTCCTGAAGTCACCGGAGCTGCTTACAGTCAACTTGGCAGTAGCAGACATTGGAATGGCACTCAGCATGTATCCGCTGGCCATTGCATCCGCCTGGAACCACGCTTGGCTGGGAGGAGATGCGTCCTGCATATATTATGCCCTGATGGGTTTCCTTTTTGGTGTCTGCAGCATGATGACCCTGTGTGCCATGGCCGTGATTCGATTCCTTGTTACCAATTCATCCAAGTCTAACA GTAACAAAATCCCCAAGAACACTGTTCGCATCTTGATTACTTTCATTTGGCTCTACTCCTTGCTCTGGGCCATTCTGCCCTTGGTAGGCTGGGGTTACTACGGCCCTGAGCCATTTGGCATCTCTTGTACAATAGCCTGGAGCAAGTTCCACAACTCCTCCAATGGCTTTTCGTTCATCCTGAGCATGTTCCTCCTGTGCACGGTCCTGCCTGCACTGACCATCGTTGCCTGTTACTTGGGAATTGCCTGGAAGGTTCATAAAGCGTACCAAGAGATCCAGAATATTGACAGGATCCCTAATGCAGCTAAACTGGAGAAGAAGCTGACATTG ATGGCTGTGCTCATCTCGGTCGGGTTCCTGAGCTCCTGGACACCGTATGCAGCAGCCAGCTTCTGGTCCATATTTAACTCCAGCGATTCCCTACAGCCCATTGCGACGCTGCTGCCCTGTCTGTTTGCCAAATCTTCAACAGCGTATAACCCTTTTGTTTACTACATCTTCAGCAAAACTTTCCGTCGTGAAATTAAACAATTGCAGTGTTGCTGTGGCTGGCGAGTTCACTTCTTCAGCACCGACAACTCTGCTGAAAATCCCGTGTCGATGATGTGGAGTGGGAGAGACAACGTACGTCTCTCTTCAGCTGCAAAGGTGGAgagccagggagctgcagctcgCTGA